Proteins from a genomic interval of Megalodesulfovibrio gigas DSM 1382 = ATCC 19364:
- a CDS encoding capsular polysaccharide biosynthesis protein produces the protein MADSLLQQPPPAVYLARSRYVATLKALDGILDAPVRRCWTRWQAPADAVVLAWGRKRTGLRAEAFAARTGLPVLHLEDGFLRSLGPGGRFPTYSVCLDDQGIYYDAGRPSRLEQRIPAPLTPDQTARAARLIALWRAERVSKYNHAREYAGALPEAYVLAVDQTFGDGSIRYGMATAASFSRMLEAALDEHPRAKVLLKVHPEVVSGRKRGHFDFSAWGRLDMLIRQGRLQVLADAAHPVRLLEHAQAVYTVTSQMGFEGLLWGRPVRTFGMPFYAGWGLTRDDQPAPARRARLGTASLEQLVHAALLEYPRYVDPETAERCEAERVIAWMGLQRRLREQTPAVVHACGIAPRQRPAVRALLGGAQVQFFDSIFDAPPDCPEQQAPAVRAVGAVRLVPQGTQAYGPAMTLRPAPLKALECADPAGPLCACLEREPGELEALLEVLDFSPALLDRARNLLEQLRGLDVARTTAAQTQWIRPAGCRRVVLAIGDHPYSGMIPGWLQAVRTRETDAYIVYKPASDVLTTSGKQESEARRIRPFCDEIAPCAPLSALLAQVDAVHVLDSTAGFDALLRNLAVHCHGRPFYAGWGLTHDLAPVRRARRLSLEQLVAGALIAFPTYMSRTTGQYTTPERLLHELQHDPHKATPHFRSLHALIEKAGSAARRAR, from the coding sequence ATGGCTGATTCCCTACTCCAACAGCCCCCGCCCGCGGTGTATCTGGCCCGCTCCCGCTACGTGGCCACCCTCAAGGCCCTGGATGGCATCCTGGATGCCCCGGTGCGCCGGTGCTGGACCCGCTGGCAGGCCCCGGCCGATGCCGTGGTTCTGGCCTGGGGCCGCAAGCGCACCGGCCTGCGCGCCGAGGCCTTTGCCGCCCGCACCGGCCTGCCCGTGCTGCATCTGGAAGACGGGTTCCTGCGGTCCCTGGGGCCTGGGGGCAGATTCCCCACCTATTCCGTCTGCCTGGACGATCAGGGCATCTACTACGATGCCGGCCGGCCCTCGCGTCTGGAACAGCGCATCCCCGCGCCCCTGACCCCGGACCAGACGGCCCGGGCCGCCCGACTGATTGCGCTGTGGCGGGCAGAGCGCGTCTCCAAGTACAACCATGCCCGGGAATATGCCGGCGCATTGCCCGAGGCCTACGTCCTGGCCGTGGATCAGACCTTCGGGGATGGCTCCATCCGCTACGGCATGGCCACGGCGGCCAGTTTTTCGCGCATGCTGGAAGCGGCCCTGGACGAACACCCCCGGGCCAAGGTGCTCCTGAAGGTGCATCCGGAAGTGGTCAGCGGCCGCAAGCGCGGGCACTTCGACTTTTCCGCCTGGGGCCGCCTGGATATGCTGATCCGTCAGGGCCGGCTGCAGGTGCTGGCCGACGCGGCCCACCCCGTCCGCCTCCTGGAGCATGCCCAGGCCGTCTATACCGTCACCTCCCAGATGGGCTTTGAAGGCCTGCTCTGGGGCAGGCCGGTGCGTACCTTTGGCATGCCCTTTTACGCCGGCTGGGGCCTGACCCGGGACGACCAGCCTGCCCCGGCCCGGCGTGCGCGCCTGGGCACGGCCAGCCTGGAACAACTGGTGCACGCCGCCCTGCTGGAGTACCCGCGCTATGTGGACCCGGAAACCGCCGAACGCTGCGAGGCGGAACGGGTGATTGCCTGGATGGGCCTGCAACGCCGCCTGCGCGAACAGACGCCGGCCGTGGTGCATGCCTGCGGGATTGCCCCCCGGCAACGCCCGGCCGTGCGCGCCCTGCTGGGAGGGGCGCAGGTGCAATTTTTCGACAGCATTTTTGATGCCCCGCCGGACTGCCCCGAACAGCAGGCCCCGGCCGTGCGCGCTGTGGGCGCTGTCCGCCTTGTGCCGCAGGGCACCCAGGCCTATGGACCGGCCATGACCCTCAGGCCCGCCCCTCTCAAGGCCCTGGAATGCGCCGACCCGGCCGGCCCCCTGTGCGCCTGCCTGGAGCGGGAACCCGGCGAACTTGAAGCATTACTTGAAGTTTTAGACTTCTCCCCGGCACTGCTGGACCGCGCCCGAAACCTGTTGGAGCAGCTGCGAGGCCTGGACGTTGCCCGGACAACTGCAGCCCAGACGCAATGGATTCGGCCGGCGGGCTGCAGGCGTGTCGTCCTGGCAATAGGTGATCATCCCTATTCAGGAATGATTCCGGGCTGGTTGCAGGCAGTTCGAACAAGAGAAACAGATGCATACATTGTTTACAAACCCGCATCGGATGTATTAACAACCTCCGGCAAGCAGGAATCCGAGGCAAGACGTATCCGACCATTCTGCGACGAAATTGCGCCATGTGCGCCATTGTCCGCGCTGCTCGCGCAGGTGGATGCCGTGCATGTCCTGGATTCCACGGCAGGTTTTGACGCGTTGCTGCGCAACCTTGCGGTGCATTGTCATGGGCGCCCGTTCTATGCGGGCTGGGGGCTGACGCATGACCTTGCGCCAGTGCGCCGTGCCAGACGTCTTTCACTGGAGCAGCTTGTTGCCGGCGCGCTCATTGCGTTTCCGACGTACATGAGCAGGACCACTGGACAGTACACCACTCCCGAACGCCTACTCCACGAGCTTCAGCACGACCCGCACAAGGCGACACCGCATTTCCGATCATTGCACGCACTCATTGAAAAAGCTGGCTCTGCTGCAAGGAGGGCTCGTTGA
- a CDS encoding aminotransferase class I/II-fold pyridoxal phosphate-dependent enzyme, whose protein sequence is MPASDSSRPGSGMSDQNKQSLLEKMRAKLSTRTTPAPAGREAAPAAHGGEACSFKQFADVKKIQIHKAVAKQWNIDSLYFLCHDGLARDTTTIDGREYLNFSTYDYLGLNGSPEINAAVVEALERHGSTASGSRPTSGERPPHRALERSLAAMYNAEDCVAFVSGHATNVWTIYQLFKKRDLVVYDSLAHNSIIQGAQFSGAVRMPYAHNDVEALDTLLTAERGHYKRCLIVTEGLFSMDGDTPNLPRLIELKKKHQCFLMVDEAHAVGVLGATGRGIAEHYGVDPAGVDIWMGTLSKTLCGCGGYVAGCAEMVECLKYLAPGFLYSVGMSPPVAAASKAALDMMLREPQRVRALQDIGRYCLDYARGKGLDTGRSEGHSIVPVMVGSSIEAAVLASRLFSKGVYVIPIIFPVVEERAARLRFFLSSHHTREQVRQVVDLVVQELPQVREQVAAMLEEQQQGDANDMQD, encoded by the coding sequence ATGCCCGCTTCAGATTCCTCTCGACCCGGCTCAGGCATGAGCGACCAGAACAAGCAGTCGCTGCTTGAAAAAATGCGCGCCAAGCTCTCCACGCGGACCACCCCGGCCCCGGCCGGCCGGGAGGCCGCGCCCGCGGCTCACGGGGGGGAGGCGTGCAGCTTCAAGCAGTTTGCGGACGTCAAGAAAATCCAGATCCACAAGGCCGTGGCCAAACAGTGGAACATCGATTCCCTGTATTTCCTCTGTCATGACGGGCTGGCCAGGGATACCACCACCATCGACGGCCGCGAGTATCTGAACTTCTCCACCTATGATTACCTGGGCCTGAACGGCTCCCCGGAAATCAACGCCGCGGTGGTTGAGGCCCTGGAGCGCCACGGCAGCACGGCCTCGGGCAGCCGGCCCACCTCGGGCGAGCGGCCGCCGCACCGGGCGTTGGAACGCAGCCTGGCCGCCATGTACAATGCCGAAGACTGCGTGGCCTTTGTCAGCGGGCACGCCACCAACGTCTGGACCATCTATCAGCTGTTCAAAAAGCGCGATCTGGTGGTCTATGACAGCCTGGCCCACAACTCCATCATCCAGGGCGCCCAGTTCTCCGGCGCCGTGCGCATGCCCTATGCCCACAACGACGTGGAGGCCCTGGACACCCTGCTGACCGCCGAACGTGGCCACTACAAGCGCTGTCTCATCGTCACCGAAGGGCTGTTCAGCATGGACGGGGACACCCCGAACCTGCCCCGGCTCATCGAGCTGAAAAAGAAGCACCAGTGCTTTCTGATGGTGGACGAGGCCCATGCCGTGGGCGTGCTGGGCGCCACCGGGCGCGGCATTGCCGAGCATTACGGCGTGGACCCTGCCGGCGTGGATATCTGGATGGGCACCCTGAGCAAGACCCTCTGCGGCTGCGGCGGCTATGTGGCCGGCTGCGCCGAGATGGTGGAATGCCTGAAGTATCTGGCCCCCGGCTTTCTGTACAGCGTGGGCATGTCGCCGCCGGTGGCCGCGGCCAGCAAGGCCGCCCTGGACATGATGCTGCGCGAGCCCCAGCGTGTGCGCGCCCTGCAGGATATCGGCCGCTATTGCCTGGATTACGCCCGGGGCAAGGGCCTGGATACCGGCCGCTCCGAGGGCCATTCCATCGTGCCGGTGATGGTGGGCAGCTCCATCGAAGCCGCGGTGCTGGCCTCCCGGCTGTTCAGCAAGGGCGTGTACGTCATCCCCATCATTTTCCCGGTGGTGGAGGAACGCGCCGCCCGGCTGCGGTTCTTCCTGTCCAGCCACCACACCCGGGAGCAGGTGCGCCAGGTCGTGGATCTGGTGGTGCAGGAACTGCCCCAGGTGCGCGAGCAGGTGGCCGCCATGCTTGAGGAACAACAGCAGGGCGACGCGAATGACATGCAGGATTAA
- a CDS encoding type I polyketide synthase, with product MKIAIIGAACRLPGGVVSLDTLWDVLASGRDAVSEIPSDRFDVSGFLHPTRTSPGRSCTFAAGVLEGIEHFDYSFFGISKKEAEYMDPQQRVLLELAWETLEDAQLRPSSLAGADTAVFVGSSSLDASMQRSDDPCVIGPYSMIGNTLSILANRISYLLDIHGPSMTIDTACSSSLVALHQACQCLASGEASMALAGGVHMLCCPLPFVGFSKAHMLSKDGRCRVFSKDANGYVRAEGGGLLLLKPLDKALEDGDRIHAVIAKTGVNTDGKTIGIAFPNRTAQMALLRTLYDDPAIDPRNISYMEAHGTGTSVGDPAEAQSIGEVFARLRPAQDPPLLVGSVKSNLGHLEPASGMAGLFKTLLVLKHRIVPPNLHLENPSPDIDFTALRLDPVTRLTPLPATPGPAVAGVNSFGFGGSNAHAVLEEAPKSAVRTPVEAAGTPPLLLSARSPRSLQQLAQAYAGLVREADAAGYCALAGRAALRRDHLTHRLALQAPSTSAVAEALDRLAMGEDPAAADVDAAMGETLGGVVRTAFVFSGNGGAWAGMGRGLILGDRDAARALDTLDDCLSPLLGWSVAQELLRDPASQRLDSIAVVQPLLFSIQVCLVESLRAKGVTPDMVFGHSIGEVAAAWCCGALSLADACRVIVERSRLQQESHGMGGMAVIQLSEEEARALPEVRCGDLEVAAVNSSKYVTLTGNNAALDALKISAKKRRLVFRRLNLEHPFHSRTMDAIKDRLLEKLAGIAPVASRIPFYSTVEGGCCPGETLDTDYWWRNIRQPVLFHKAALAALQGGGRVFVELGPDAMLQPFLKGCFQEHSATTVYLQSLKRDTQDGRVVASLWKRVHTAGAAVDLTAFFPQTPPYVALPSYPWDRELCQAESTPECLDVFAAKPPAHPLLGRRVRRGMPVWENTLDPQLVPFLREHVVGEDVVLPGAAYLEMALAAAMEAYGQRTVELENVEYRQPMTFGHGKARVVRLVLSPEQGDFTIESREQMQSSPVAVHVVGRMVPRLRKTFEPESVATDPAGHGQPCDVPALYAKARDAGLAFGPAFRPLRQVWRSGKDAFGRLELEPAADFAGAVLHPSLIDGSFQMLLALVDWRDKGLESYVYLPMRTGRFQLLAPGRAVYAQARLEQQSKRSLAASFSLYDEHGQELARMQDCRFIRFQTRDSMLRQQQIYAVTSVAVRHPLDDSPAPWPAVQDLDFAAALEPLRQSPRWQTRRQDVLPFFTALLLSQAHEMFMALKPDPHGFSVDHLLKQGGIQAGQAPYLIACLQLMEQMDLAARDGALWTIKESDLPPSLELWRQALREYPAYAGELALIAQMGEALPDMLRGKVQARSLLALRPGSALEQLHRTSPLHLDGHAAAGAVFSALQAALPHPGGLRLLEVCAGAGGLTQAILSRLAPGAAEYVLTDRDEHFAEQLKARWSDRPDVAVCTFDPEDPDSVLPETSASGGFDLVLLGHGLIRTKDLSQVLDRLYGLLRPGGLLLALDLLPHPVLDLLLGLDPDWWREESQENGAPLSRQLPGVEWSHALAEAGFREIRSLLQEADDEELFLTLARKPLATQAAAPALPATRWVLLEDAAPTPAAAALAEALCAALQVRGGLPPVRLGVNGVEPESADHWARQFTELAATSQGASLECIHLLGFDTRQVLDSKMLDAIQNRRAVSTVALAQGWQKAKSTAGLCLVTGGGLPLYGEAARSARPVPSQGALPGLARVLMNEMPGLQVRLVDAHADAQGALPQTVLDAAVREILHPAGPEEREVILCDAGRYSQRLAPLELAARVHPPVESPAAFSLEMTAQGKLDGAAWTACPPPAPEPGQVLVKNRAAGVNYRDIMFTLGRIPEEALEGGASGPTLGLECAGTVLAVGQGVDGVAPGDTVCCLGGKLYDSHVLARAGDVFPLPAGMSCTDAATIPVAHFTA from the coding sequence ATGAAAATAGCCATCATCGGGGCGGCCTGTCGTTTGCCTGGCGGCGTGGTGTCCCTGGATACATTGTGGGACGTCCTGGCCTCGGGCCGCGACGCCGTCAGCGAAATACCGTCGGATCGTTTTGACGTCTCCGGATTTCTGCACCCCACGCGCACCTCCCCGGGCCGCTCGTGCACCTTTGCTGCCGGTGTCCTGGAAGGCATTGAACATTTTGACTATTCCTTCTTCGGCATCTCGAAGAAGGAGGCCGAATACATGGACCCGCAACAGCGGGTGCTGTTGGAACTGGCCTGGGAGACGCTGGAGGACGCGCAGCTTCGTCCCTCCTCCCTGGCCGGGGCAGACACGGCCGTGTTCGTGGGCTCGTCCTCCCTGGACGCCAGCATGCAGCGCTCGGACGATCCTTGCGTCATCGGCCCGTATTCGATGATCGGCAATACCCTGTCGATCCTGGCCAACCGGATTTCCTACCTCCTGGACATCCACGGCCCAAGCATGACCATCGACACGGCCTGTTCCTCCTCCCTGGTGGCCCTGCACCAGGCCTGCCAGTGTCTGGCCAGCGGCGAAGCGTCCATGGCCCTGGCCGGCGGGGTGCATATGCTCTGCTGCCCCCTGCCTTTTGTGGGCTTTTCCAAGGCGCACATGCTTTCCAAGGACGGCCGCTGCCGCGTGTTCTCCAAGGACGCCAACGGCTACGTGCGCGCCGAGGGCGGCGGCCTGCTGCTGCTCAAGCCCCTGGACAAGGCCCTGGAAGACGGCGACCGCATCCACGCCGTCATCGCCAAAACCGGCGTGAATACCGACGGCAAGACCATCGGCATTGCCTTTCCCAATCGTACGGCGCAGATGGCCCTGTTGCGCACGCTGTATGACGATCCGGCCATCGATCCCCGCAACATCAGCTATATGGAAGCCCATGGCACCGGCACGTCCGTGGGCGATCCGGCCGAGGCCCAGTCCATCGGCGAGGTGTTCGCCCGGCTGCGGCCGGCGCAGGATCCGCCCCTGCTGGTGGGATCCGTCAAAAGCAACCTGGGCCACCTGGAACCGGCCTCGGGCATGGCCGGGCTGTTCAAGACGCTGCTGGTGCTCAAGCATCGGATCGTGCCACCGAATCTTCATTTGGAAAATCCCAGCCCGGACATCGATTTCACGGCCCTGCGGCTCGATCCTGTCACCCGGCTCACGCCGCTGCCGGCCACGCCCGGTCCGGCGGTGGCCGGGGTGAACTCGTTTGGCTTTGGCGGCTCCAACGCCCATGCCGTGCTGGAGGAAGCCCCGAAGTCTGCCGTTAGAACGCCTGTTGAGGCCGCCGGGACGCCGCCGCTGCTGCTTTCCGCCCGCAGCCCGCGCAGCCTGCAGCAGTTGGCCCAGGCCTATGCCGGGCTGGTGCGCGAGGCGGATGCCGCCGGCTATTGCGCCCTGGCTGGCCGGGCGGCCCTGCGCCGGGATCATCTGACGCATCGGCTGGCGTTGCAGGCTCCTTCGACGTCGGCCGTGGCCGAAGCCCTGGACCGTCTGGCCATGGGCGAGGATCCTGCCGCCGCGGATGTGGATGCCGCCATGGGCGAGACCCTGGGCGGAGTGGTCCGCACGGCCTTTGTGTTTTCCGGCAACGGCGGCGCCTGGGCCGGCATGGGGCGGGGGCTGATTCTGGGCGACCGCGACGCCGCCCGCGCCCTGGACACCCTGGACGATTGCCTGTCTCCCCTGCTGGGCTGGTCCGTGGCGCAGGAACTGCTGCGCGATCCTGCCTCCCAGCGGCTGGACAGCATCGCCGTGGTGCAGCCGTTGCTGTTCTCCATCCAGGTCTGTCTGGTGGAATCCCTGCGGGCCAAGGGCGTGACGCCGGATATGGTCTTCGGGCACAGCATTGGCGAGGTGGCCGCGGCCTGGTGCTGCGGGGCCCTCAGTCTGGCGGATGCCTGCCGGGTGATCGTGGAACGCAGCCGGCTGCAGCAGGAATCCCACGGCATGGGCGGCATGGCCGTGATCCAGCTTTCGGAAGAGGAAGCCCGCGCCCTGCCCGAGGTGCGCTGCGGCGATCTGGAAGTTGCCGCGGTGAACAGCAGCAAGTACGTCACCCTGACCGGCAACAACGCCGCCCTGGACGCCCTCAAGATCAGCGCGAAAAAGCGGCGGCTGGTGTTCCGCCGGCTCAATCTGGAGCATCCCTTCCACAGCCGGACCATGGACGCCATCAAGGATCGGCTGCTGGAAAAGCTGGCCGGCATTGCGCCGGTGGCGTCCCGCATTCCTTTTTATTCCACCGTGGAAGGCGGCTGCTGCCCCGGCGAGACCCTGGACACGGACTACTGGTGGCGCAACATCCGCCAGCCGGTGCTGTTTCACAAGGCCGCCCTGGCCGCGTTGCAGGGCGGGGGCCGGGTGTTCGTGGAACTGGGGCCGGACGCCATGTTGCAGCCGTTCCTCAAGGGCTGTTTTCAGGAGCATTCCGCCACCACGGTGTATCTGCAGTCCCTCAAGCGTGACACGCAGGACGGCCGGGTGGTCGCCTCCCTGTGGAAGCGCGTGCACACCGCGGGCGCGGCCGTGGATCTGACCGCCTTTTTCCCGCAGACGCCGCCCTATGTGGCGCTGCCGTCCTACCCCTGGGACCGCGAACTGTGCCAGGCCGAATCCACACCGGAATGCCTGGACGTGTTCGCCGCCAAGCCTCCGGCGCATCCCCTGCTCGGCCGCCGCGTGCGTCGCGGCATGCCCGTGTGGGAAAACACGCTGGACCCGCAGTTGGTGCCGTTCCTCAGGGAACATGTGGTGGGCGAGGATGTGGTGCTGCCCGGGGCCGCCTACCTGGAAATGGCCCTGGCCGCGGCCATGGAAGCCTATGGCCAGCGTACCGTGGAACTGGAAAACGTGGAGTACCGCCAGCCCATGACCTTTGGCCACGGCAAGGCCCGGGTGGTGCGGCTGGTGCTTTCGCCGGAACAGGGCGACTTCACCATAGAAAGCCGCGAGCAGATGCAGTCCTCCCCCGTGGCGGTGCATGTGGTCGGCCGCATGGTGCCCAGGCTGCGCAAGACCTTCGAGCCCGAGTCCGTCGCCACGGACCCCGCCGGCCACGGCCAGCCCTGCGACGTGCCCGCCCTGTACGCCAAGGCCCGGGATGCCGGCCTGGCCTTTGGGCCTGCCTTCCGGCCGCTGCGGCAGGTCTGGCGGTCGGGCAAGGATGCCTTCGGCCGGCTGGAACTGGAGCCCGCGGCGGACTTTGCCGGAGCCGTGCTGCATCCAAGCCTCATCGACGGCAGCTTCCAGATGCTGCTTGCCCTGGTGGACTGGCGGGACAAGGGATTGGAATCCTACGTCTATTTGCCCATGCGCACCGGCCGGTTCCAGCTGCTGGCGCCGGGCCGCGCCGTGTACGCCCAGGCCCGGCTGGAGCAGCAAAGCAAGCGCTCCCTGGCGGCCTCCTTTTCCCTGTATGACGAGCACGGCCAGGAGCTGGCCCGCATGCAGGACTGCCGCTTCATCCGTTTCCAGACCCGGGACAGCATGCTGCGGCAGCAGCAAATCTATGCCGTGACCAGCGTGGCCGTGCGGCATCCCCTGGACGATTCCCCGGCCCCCTGGCCGGCCGTGCAGGATCTCGATTTCGCCGCGGCGCTGGAGCCCCTGCGGCAGTCCCCCCGCTGGCAGACCCGGCGACAGGACGTGCTGCCCTTCTTCACCGCGCTGCTGCTCTCCCAGGCGCATGAAATGTTCATGGCCCTGAAGCCGGATCCGCACGGGTTTTCGGTGGATCATCTGCTCAAACAGGGCGGCATCCAGGCGGGGCAGGCGCCGTACCTCATCGCCTGTCTGCAGCTCATGGAACAGATGGACCTGGCCGCCCGGGATGGCGCGCTTTGGACCATCAAAGAGAGCGATCTGCCGCCCTCCCTGGAGCTGTGGCGGCAGGCCCTCCGGGAATATCCTGCCTATGCCGGGGAACTGGCGCTCATCGCCCAGATGGGCGAGGCCCTGCCGGACATGCTGCGCGGCAAGGTCCAGGCCAGATCCCTCCTTGCCCTGCGTCCCGGCAGCGCCCTGGAGCAACTGCACCGCACCAGCCCCCTGCATCTGGACGGGCATGCTGCGGCAGGGGCCGTGTTCTCCGCCCTGCAGGCCGCCTTGCCGCATCCCGGCGGGCTGCGGCTGCTGGAAGTCTGCGCCGGTGCCGGCGGCCTGACACAGGCCATCCTTTCCCGCCTGGCGCCCGGCGCGGCGGAATACGTGCTCACGGACCGCGACGAGCACTTTGCCGAACAGCTCAAGGCCCGGTGGAGCGACCGGCCCGACGTCGCCGTGTGTACCTTTGATCCCGAAGATCCAGACAGTGTCCTGCCCGAGACCTCGGCCTCCGGCGGCTTCGATCTGGTCCTGCTCGGCCATGGTCTGATCCGCACGAAGGATCTGTCCCAGGTGCTGGACCGCCTGTACGGCCTGCTGCGCCCCGGCGGGCTGCTGCTGGCCCTGGATCTGCTGCCCCATCCCGTGCTGGATCTGCTCCTTGGCCTGGATCCGGACTGGTGGCGGGAAGAGTCCCAGGAAAACGGCGCGCCTCTCTCCCGCCAGTTGCCCGGCGTGGAATGGTCCCATGCCCTGGCCGAGGCCGGCTTCCGCGAAATCCGCTCCCTGCTGCAGGAAGCCGATGACGAGGAACTCTTTCTGACCCTGGCCCGCAAGCCCCTGGCCACGCAGGCCGCCGCGCCGGCCCTGCCGGCCACCCGCTGGGTGCTCCTGGAGGATGCCGCCCCCACCCCGGCCGCCGCCGCCCTGGCCGAGGCCCTGTGCGCTGCCCTGCAAGTCCGGGGAGGCCTGCCCCCCGTGCGGCTGGGGGTCAACGGCGTCGAGCCCGAGTCCGCGGACCACTGGGCCCGCCAGTTCACCGAGCTGGCCGCCACGTCGCAGGGCGCATCCCTGGAATGCATCCACCTGCTGGGCTTCGACACCCGGCAGGTACTCGATTCCAAAATGCTGGACGCCATCCAGAACCGCCGCGCTGTCAGCACCGTGGCCCTGGCCCAGGGCTGGCAGAAGGCCAAATCCACTGCCGGGCTGTGCCTCGTCACCGGCGGCGGCCTGCCCCTGTACGGGGAGGCGGCCCGCAGCGCCCGGCCCGTGCCATCCCAGGGCGCGTTGCCCGGTCTGGCCCGCGTGCTGATGAACGAAATGCCCGGCCTGCAGGTCCGTCTGGTGGATGCGCATGCCGATGCCCAGGGCGCGCTGCCACAGACCGTGCTGGATGCCGCCGTGCGGGAGATCCTGCACCCGGCCGGCCCGGAGGAACGCGAAGTCATCCTCTGCGACGCCGGCCGCTACAGCCAGCGTCTTGCCCCCCTGGAGCTGGCGGCCAGGGTGCATCCGCCGGTTGAGTCTCCGGCGGCCTTCTCCCTGGAAATGACCGCCCAGGGCAAGCTGGACGGCGCTGCCTGGACGGCCTGTCCGCCACCTGCCCCCGAACCCGGGCAGGTGCTGGTGAAAAACCGGGCCGCGGGCGTCAACTATCGTGACATCATGTTCACCCTGGGCCGCATCCCCGAAGAAGCCCTGGAAGGTGGGGCTTCGGGCCCCACCCTGGGCCTGGAATGCGCCGGCACGGTGCTGGCCGTGGGCCAGGGCGTGGACGGCGTGGCCCCGGGCGACACGGTGTGCTGCCTGGGCGGCAAATTGTATGATTCCCACGTGCTGGCCCGGGCCGGGGACGTCTTCCCCCTGCCGGCCGGCATGTCCTGCACCGATGCCGCCACCATCCCCGTGGCGCACTTCACGGCCTAG
- a CDS encoding SDR family NAD(P)-dependent oxidoreductase, which produces MLIHGAAGGVGLAAIQIATLLGAEVFATAGSPAKHTLLERLGVPHVLNSRTLDFEEAILDRTNGEGVDVVLNSISGEALFKSVGLLKPLGRFLELGKVDFYSNSPLRMRLLRNNISFFGVDVDQVMRVNPRLCRRLFLEMLTHFERGELWALPHALHPQAAIADAFRAMQQSRHIGKLVVEYGDDDASAAAVHPALPAPLADLPADASYLITGGLGGLGLHVARRLASLGARHLVLVSRSGAATDAQKTAVAALEARGVAVTVLKADVADGPALRKALQQALQQNGQHLPPLRGVVHCAGVLRDATIANLTAQDIRTVLRAKALGGWNLHQAVESIPLDFFIMFSSATTVLGNPGQGNYVAANTMLENLAAYRRSLGLPAVTFGWGPVSDAGMLLGRANVLESLKTITGAQELRAETAMDFLETYCGHALCTLHVFKVSFKKLARLPYVGTSMYRLLASETAGEQPGQEQADIREALRGLTAKEAVAHLSGLLAQHFARILRVPVSRIRHDKPLSELGMDSLMYVELGLATEEAFGVDISALTLDKTDSILTLSEMIRRMLEKTDAPDLASAEIMAQRIKKVHGIDMSPAQAKQLLESTGLDSIN; this is translated from the coding sequence GTGCTCATCCACGGCGCAGCCGGCGGCGTGGGGCTGGCCGCCATCCAGATTGCCACGCTGCTGGGGGCGGAAGTGTTCGCCACGGCCGGTTCCCCGGCCAAGCACACCCTGCTGGAGCGCCTCGGCGTGCCGCACGTCCTTAACTCCCGGACCCTGGATTTCGAGGAAGCCATCCTCGACCGCACCAACGGCGAGGGCGTGGACGTGGTGCTGAACTCCATCTCCGGCGAGGCCCTCTTCAAAAGCGTGGGCCTGCTCAAGCCCCTGGGCCGGTTCCTGGAGCTGGGCAAGGTGGATTTCTATTCCAACTCGCCCCTGCGCATGCGGCTGTTGCGCAACAATATCAGCTTCTTTGGCGTCGATGTGGACCAGGTGATGCGCGTCAATCCCCGGCTCTGCCGCCGCCTGTTCCTGGAGATGCTGACCCACTTTGAACGCGGCGAACTCTGGGCGCTGCCCCATGCCCTGCATCCGCAGGCCGCCATTGCCGACGCCTTCCGGGCCATGCAGCAATCCCGGCACATCGGCAAGCTGGTGGTGGAATACGGGGACGACGACGCCAGCGCCGCGGCCGTGCATCCGGCCCTGCCCGCCCCCCTGGCCGATCTGCCGGCCGACGCGAGCTATCTGATTACCGGTGGCCTTGGCGGCCTGGGGCTGCATGTGGCCAGACGGCTGGCCAGCCTGGGCGCGCGGCATCTGGTGCTGGTGAGCCGCAGCGGCGCAGCCACCGACGCCCAGAAGACGGCCGTGGCGGCACTGGAAGCCCGGGGCGTGGCCGTGACCGTGCTCAAGGCCGACGTGGCCGACGGCCCGGCCCTGCGCAAGGCGCTGCAGCAGGCGTTGCAGCAAAATGGGCAGCACCTGCCGCCCCTGCGCGGGGTGGTCCATTGCGCCGGGGTGCTGCGGGATGCCACCATCGCCAACCTGACAGCCCAGGACATCCGCACCGTGCTGCGGGCCAAGGCCCTGGGCGGCTGGAACCTGCATCAGGCTGTTGAATCCATCCCGCTGGATTTCTTCATCATGTTTTCCTCGGCCACCACGGTGTTGGGCAATCCCGGCCAGGGCAATTACGTGGCCGCCAACACCATGTTGGAAAACCTGGCCGCCTACCGCCGGTCCCTGGGCCTGCCGGCCGTTACGTTCGGATGGGGGCCGGTGTCGGATGCCGGCATGCTCCTTGGCCGGGCCAATGTGCTGGAATCCCTCAAGACCATCACCGGCGCCCAGGAACTGCGGGCCGAAACGGCCATGGACTTCCTGGAAACCTACTGCGGCCATGCCCTGTGCACCCTGCATGTGTTCAAGGTGAGTTTCAAGAAGCTGGCCCGGCTGCCGTATGTGGGCACCTCCATGTACCGGCTGCTGGCCTCGGAAACCGCCGGGGAGCAGCCGGGGCAGGAACAGGCGGACATTCGCGAGGCCCTGCGCGGCCTCACGGCCAAGGAGGCCGTGGCGCACCTCTCCGGCCTGCTGGCGCAGCACTTTGCCCGCATTCTGCGCGTGCCTGTGTCCCGCATCCGGCACGACAAACCCCTGAGCGAGCTGGGCATGGATTCCCTGATGTACGTGGAACTCGGCCTGGCCACGGAAGAAGCCTTCGGGGTGGACATTTCCGCCCTGACCCTGGACAAGACGGACAGCATCCTGACCCTGTCGGAAATGATCCGCCGCATGCTGGAAAAGACGGACGCCCCGGATCTCGCCTCGGCTGAGATCATGGCCCAGCGCATCAAAAAGGTGCACGGCATCGACATGTCTCCGGCGCAGGCCAAGCAGCTGCTTGAGTCCACCGGCCTCGACTCCATCAACTGA